The following are encoded together in the Mesoterricola sediminis genome:
- a CDS encoding IS5 family transposase (programmed frameshift) produces MPRRFLTDAMWAKLEPLLPPERGGMGRSRHPNRPMVEAILWRHRTGAPWRDLPEESGPWTSVYTRFEAWTKRGVWQRILEFLRKEADLEWVMLDGTILRAHQHSAGKRGGSGNQALGRSRGGCSTKIHLICDAHGNPLDFLVTPGQAHESRSAEGLLCGWQAEYVFGDRAYDGNPVRKAIEAMGATAVIPPHPRRKNPAAWVSHLYEARHAIEHGFAKLKQFRALATRFDKTARSFSAQVALACIVIWLRL; encoded by the exons ATGCCGAGACGTTTCCTGACCGATGCCATGTGGGCAAAGCTTGAACCGCTCCTTCCGCCAGAGCGTGGAGGGATGGGGCGATCCCGTCACCCCAACCGTCCCATGGTGGAGGCGATCCTGTGGAGGCACAGGACTGGGGCGCCGTGGAGGGACCTGCCGGAGGAATCTGGACCTTGGACAAGCGTGTACACGCGATTTGAGGCCTGGACCAAGCGCGGCGTGTGGCAAAGGATCCTGGAGTTCCTGCGCAAGGAAGCCGACCTGGAGTGGGTCATGCTGGATGGCACCATCCTTCGCGCTCATCAACATTCAGCAGGCAAAAGGGGGGGCTCTG GGAACCAGGCGCTCGGACGATCTCGGGGTGGATGCTCGACCAAGATCCATTTGATCTGCGATGCCCACGGTAATCCTTTGGATTTCCTGGTCACTCCGGGGCAAGCCCATGAAAGCCGGTCTGCTGAAGGATTGCTGTGCGGTTGGCAGGCAGAGTACGTGTTCGGAGATCGGGCCTACGATGGGAACCCGGTAAGGAAGGCGATCGAGGCCATGGGTGCGACAGCCGTCATCCCACCTCATCCCCGGCGCAAGAATCCGGCGGCCTGGGTCTCACACCTATACGAGGCCCGCCATGCCATCGAGCATGGGTTCGCCAAGCTCAAACAGTTCAGGGCGCTGGCCACCAGGTTCGACAAAACGGCGCGAAGTTTCTCAGCCCAGGTGGCTTTGGCCTGCATCGTGATCTGGCTGAGGCTATGA
- a CDS encoding type II secretion system F family protein, with translation MRFTVKFTTSAGEILIRDFEGANPDDVRARVLAEGNFPMEVRRSLGAFRRQKELGADTLILFNQELLALLKAGIPLLQSLELLVGHGKDPLLRRSLERVVELLREGMSFSEAMEQVGTFPAVYRANVVAGERSGTLPDVIARWLAFQAFAQTSRRRIVEALFYPAFLIVVLIIALGVIFNIVLPRFAEIYNGSGIEMPRITQALLDTGNFVRRTWYFQVAGLVGAVVALRWMLTTESGKRQWERMILALPRLGVLYRMYHSSVFTRTLGVLLSGGMPVLQALEVIQRTTPSERMRTRLHNVVDLVRAGTSLHLSLEQSKLLDPLAVEMTRVGEQSSALPDMLNHVSDFFDQEVEKATTAVTSLIGPVLILFMGVTVLGLLLAVYIPLFTAGSTVR, from the coding sequence ATGCGATTCACTGTGAAGTTCACAACCTCCGCCGGCGAGATCCTCATCCGGGATTTCGAAGGGGCGAATCCGGACGATGTGAGGGCCCGCGTGCTCGCGGAGGGGAACTTCCCCATGGAGGTGCGGCGCAGCCTCGGGGCCTTCCGCCGGCAGAAGGAGCTGGGGGCCGACACCCTCATCCTCTTCAACCAGGAGCTCCTCGCGCTGCTCAAGGCCGGCATTCCCCTCCTCCAGTCCCTGGAACTCCTCGTGGGCCACGGCAAGGACCCCCTCCTTCGGCGGTCCCTGGAGCGGGTGGTCGAGCTGCTGCGGGAGGGCATGTCCTTCTCGGAGGCCATGGAGCAGGTGGGCACCTTCCCGGCCGTGTACCGGGCCAACGTGGTCGCCGGTGAACGCAGCGGCACCCTGCCGGACGTGATCGCGCGCTGGCTGGCATTCCAGGCCTTCGCCCAGACCAGCCGCCGCCGCATCGTGGAGGCCCTCTTCTACCCGGCCTTCCTCATCGTGGTCCTCATCATCGCCCTGGGCGTGATCTTCAACATCGTGCTGCCCCGCTTCGCCGAGATCTACAACGGCAGCGGCATCGAGATGCCCCGGATCACCCAGGCCCTGCTGGACACCGGGAACTTCGTGCGCCGCACCTGGTACTTCCAGGTGGCCGGCCTGGTGGGCGCGGTCGTGGCCCTCCGGTGGATGCTGACCACCGAGTCCGGCAAGCGCCAGTGGGAGCGCATGATCCTGGCCCTGCCCCGGCTCGGGGTCCTCTACCGCATGTACCATTCCTCGGTGTTCACCCGCACCCTCGGGGTGCTCCTCTCCGGCGGCATGCCGGTCCTCCAGGCCCTGGAGGTGATCCAGCGCACCACGCCCAGCGAGCGCATGCGCACCCGCCTGCACAACGTGGTGGACCTGGTCCGGGCCGGCACCTCCCTGCACCTGTCCCTGGAGCAGTCCAAGCTCCTGGACCCCCTGGCCGTGGAGATGACCCGGGTGGGCGAGCAGTCCAGCGCCTTGCCGGACATGCTCAACCACGTGTCCGACTTCTTCGACCAGGAGGTGGAGAAGGCCACGACGGCGGTCACCTCCCTGATCGGGCCGGTCCTCATCCTCTTCATGGGCGTCACGGTGCTGGGCCTGCTCCTGGCCGTCTACATTCCGCTCTTCACCGCCGGCTCCACGGTCCGCTGA
- a CDS encoding murein hydrolase activator EnvC family protein translates to MRKPLLLLALTVLPAQEPLPAPQDLGQVKERLAGIQSALKAVDQQMEALKKRRKGVLVELQGISLQADRVRAQAEQARLKRDQARLEVAAITQRKEETAREIQQRREELRREVRWMQALGPLGDLGLATAFGSFEQYLSQGRYVAYLRNQQRRRLDRIQRLQTDLARREAEIQEAVARLAREEEEAHRLQASLKLNEERLEGFLDGLKQDESRQKSVQAELAEEALQLERMLNQLLSKPRPDAFEPGLAFAGLRGELPQPTPGTLAQAFGEHLHPKFHTRTMQSGLLIAATAGAPVAAVADGKVVFADIYQSFGPMVILDHGGGWFSLYTHLRGVGAAKGQVLKQGEPVGTVGVTVDGPRLGFEIRHLTQPQDPNKWLKTRYR, encoded by the coding sequence TTGAGGAAGCCCCTCCTGCTGCTGGCCCTGACGGTCCTCCCGGCCCAGGAGCCCCTTCCCGCGCCCCAGGACCTGGGGCAGGTGAAGGAGCGCCTCGCCGGCATCCAGTCCGCCCTCAAGGCGGTGGACCAGCAGATGGAGGCCCTCAAGAAGCGCCGGAAGGGCGTCCTCGTGGAGCTCCAGGGCATCTCCCTCCAGGCCGACCGCGTGCGGGCCCAGGCCGAGCAGGCCCGGCTCAAGCGGGACCAGGCCCGGCTGGAGGTGGCGGCCATCACCCAGCGGAAGGAGGAGACCGCCCGCGAGATCCAGCAGCGCCGCGAGGAGCTCCGCCGCGAGGTGCGCTGGATGCAGGCCCTGGGGCCCCTGGGCGACCTGGGCCTCGCCACCGCCTTCGGCTCCTTCGAGCAGTACCTGTCCCAGGGCCGGTACGTGGCCTACCTGCGCAACCAGCAGCGCCGGCGCCTGGACCGCATCCAGCGGCTCCAGACGGACCTGGCGCGGCGGGAGGCCGAGATCCAGGAGGCCGTGGCGCGGCTGGCCCGGGAGGAGGAGGAGGCCCACCGCCTCCAGGCCAGCCTGAAGCTCAACGAGGAGCGGCTCGAGGGCTTCCTGGACGGCCTGAAGCAGGACGAGAGCCGCCAGAAGTCGGTGCAGGCCGAGCTCGCCGAGGAGGCCCTGCAGCTGGAGCGCATGCTCAACCAGCTCCTGAGCAAGCCCAGGCCCGACGCCTTCGAGCCCGGCCTCGCCTTCGCCGGCCTCCGGGGCGAGCTGCCCCAGCCCACTCCCGGCACCCTGGCCCAGGCCTTCGGCGAGCACCTCCACCCCAAGTTCCACACCCGCACCATGCAGAGCGGCCTGCTCATCGCCGCCACCGCCGGGGCCCCCGTCGCGGCCGTGGCCGACGGCAAGGTGGTCTTCGCCGACATCTACCAGTCCTTCGGGCCGATGGTGATCCTGGACCACGGCGGGGGCTGGTTCAGCCTTTACACCCACCTGCGGGGCGTAGGCGCCGCCAAGGGCCAGGTCCTGAAGCAGGGCGAGCCCGTGGGCACCGTGGGCGTGACCGTGGACGGGCCGCGGCTCGGCTTCGAGATCCGCCACCTCACCCAGCCCCAGGACCCCAACAAGTGGCTGAAGACCCGGTACCGCTGA